The Poecilia reticulata strain Guanapo linkage group LG13, Guppy_female_1.0+MT, whole genome shotgun sequence genome has a segment encoding these proteins:
- the klc3 gene encoding kinesin light chain 3 produces the protein MLSGEEILCSTQQVIAGLEALKGENRSLLDDLQEAMESHPVSRGGGVEQEKSSIIRQSLERIELGLSEAQVMMALSSHLGSLEAEKQKLRAQVRRLVQENQWLRDELAGAQQRLQDKEQEVVTLEEQNKHLQFMSTIRKYDQDEPPLDEKETSSNKESLDDLFPAEDEEPSQMSQPHHSSAAAAAQQGGYEIPARLRTLHNLVIQYASQGRYEVAVPLCKQALEDLEKSSGHTHPDVATMLNILALVYRDQNKYKEAANLLNDALAIREKTLGMDHPAVAATLNNLAVLYGKRGKYKEAEPLCKRALEIREKVLGTDHPDVAKQLNNLALLCQNQGKYQEVEQYYERALHIYQSKLGPDDANVAKTKNNLASCYLKQGKYRQAEALYKEILTRAHEKEFGSVEGDGRPRWSNMEDGGGAQDGLKRSSSFTKLRESIRRSSEKLVRKLKGVGMEEMTPRNAGMKRANSLNVLNVGTRENLDGTQSSHLTVSRGLSCSTQSLNRRGSLSGTS, from the exons ATGCTGTCGGGGGAGGAGATCCTGTGCAGCACGCAGCAGGTGATCGCAGGGCTCGAAGCTCTGAAAGGGGAGAACCGCAGTTTGCTGGACGACCTGCAGGAGGCGATGGAGAGTCACCCGGTGTCTCGCGGTGGCGGCGTGGAGCAGGAGAAGAGCAGCATCATCCGACAGTCGCTGGAGAGGATCGAGCTGGGGCTGAGCGAGGCGCAA GTGATGATGGCTCTGTCGTCTCATCTTGGCTCACTGGAGGCAGAGAAGCAAAAGTTACGAGCTCAG GTCCGCCGCCTCGTTCAGGAGAACCAGTGGCTGAGGGACGAACTCGCTGGCGCTCAGCAGCGGCTGCAGGACAAGGAGCAGGAGGTCGTGACCCTGGAGGAGCAGAACAAACACCTGCAGTTCATGTCCACCATACGCAAATACGACCAGGACGAGCCGCCTCTG gatGAGAAAGAAACGTCCTCCAACAAGGAGTCTCTGGATGATTTGTTTCCTGCTGAAGACGAGGAACCGTCCCAGA TGTCCCAGCCTCATCACAGCAGCGCAGCGGCGGCGGCCCAGCAGGGCGGCTACGAGATCCCCGCCCGCCTCCGAACGCTCCACAACCTGGTCATCCAGTACGCGTCGCAGGGTCGCTACGAGGTCGCCGTGCCGCTCTGCAAGCAG GCTCTGGAAGACCTGGAGAAGTCCTCTGGTCACACACACCCTGACGTAGCAACCATGCTCAACATCCTGGCTCTGGTGTACAG AGAtcagaataaatataaagagGCAGCGAACCTGCTGAACGATGCGTTGGCGATCAGAGAGAAAACCCTTGGCATGGATCACCCAGCT gtaGCAGCTACACTGAACAACCTGGCTGTGCTTTATGGTAAAAGAGGAAAATACAAAGAAGCGGAGCCGCTTTGTAAACGAGCTCTGGAGATCCGAGAGAAA GTTCTGGGTACGGACCATCCCGACGTGGCCAAGCAGCTCAACAACCTGGCGCTGCTGTGCCAGAACCAGGGGAAGTACCAGGAAGTGGAGCAGTACTACGAACGCGCTCTGCACATCTACCAGAGCAAACTGGGGCCGGACGACGCCAACGTGGCCAAAACCAAGAACAACCTG gcgTCATGTTATCTGAAACAGGGAAAATACAGACAAGCTGAAGCGCTTTACAAAGAGATTCTGACCAGAGCTCATGAAAAGGAGTTTGGATCTGTGGaag GAGACGGCCGTCCCCGCTGGTCCAACATGGAGGACGGCGGCGGCGCGCAGGACGGACTGAAGCGCAGCAGCTCCTTCACCAAACTCCGGGAGTCGATACGGCGGAGCAGCGAGAAGCTGGTCCGCAAGCTCAAAGGAGTCGGGATGGAGGAGATGACCCCGAGGAATGCTGG GATGAAGAGGGCGAACTCTCTGAACGTGTTGAACGTTGGAACCAGAGAAAATCTCGACGGCACCCAG TCCAGCCACCTGACGGTCAGTCGAGGCCTGAGCTGCAGCACACAGAGCCTGAACAGACGGGGATCGCTCAGTGGGACCAGCTGA
- the ckmb gene encoding creatine kinase, muscle b encodes MAAMKNCHNDYKMKFSVDEEFPDLSLHNNHMAKVLNKDIYSKLRGKSTPSGFTVDDVIQTGVDNPGHPFIMTVGCVAGDEESYEVFKELLDPIISDRHGGYKPTDKHKTDLNFENLKGGDDLDPNYVLSSRVRTGRSIKGFTLPPHNSRGERRGIEKLSIEALSSLDGEFKGKYYPLNGMTDAEQEQLITDHFLFDKPVSPLLTCAGMARDWPDARGIWHNDNKTFLVWVNEEDHLRVISMQKGGNMKEVFKRFCVGLQKIEEIFKKHNHGFMWNEHLGYILTCPSNLGTGLRGGVHVKLPKLSTQPKFEEILTRLRLQKRGTGGVDTASVGGVFDISNADRLGSSEVEQVQLVVDGVKLMVEMEKKLEKGESIDGMIPAQK; translated from the exons ATGGCAGCCATGAAGAACTGCCACAACGACTACAAGATGAAGTTCTCCGTGGATGAGGAGTTCCCCGATCTCTCTCTGCACAACAACCACATGGCCAAG GTACTTAACAAGGACATCTATTCCAAGCTGAGGGGCAAATCCACCCCCAGTGGCTTCACCGTGGATGACGTCATCCAGACTGGTGTTGACAACCCAG GTCACCCCTTCATCATGACCGTGGGCTGCGTCGCCGGAGACGAAGAGTCCTACGAGGTCTTCAAGGAGCTGCTTGACCCCATCATCTCTGACCGTCATGGCGGATACAAGCCCACCGACAAGCACAAGACTGACCTGAACTTCGAGAACCTGAAG GGTGGTGACGACCTGGACCCCAACTACGTGCTGTCCAGCCGTGTGCGTACCGGCCGCAGCATCAAGGGCTTCACCCTGCCCCCCCACAACAGCCGTGGAGAGCGCAGAGGCATCGAGAAGCTGAGCATCGAGG CCCTGTCCTCCCTGGACGGCGAGTTCAAGGGAAAGTACTACCCTCTGAACGGCATGACTGACGCCGAGCAGGAGCAGCTGATCActgatcacttcctgtttgacaaGCCAGTGTCCCCCCTGCTGACCTGTGCCGGCATGGCCCGCGACTGGCCTGACGCCAGAGGCATCTG GCACAACGACAACAAGACCTTCCTGGTCTGGGTGAACGAGGAGGACCACCTGCGCGTCATCTCCATGCAGAAGGGAGGCAACATGAAGGAGGTCTTCAAACGCTTCTGCGTTGGCCTGCAGAAG ATTGAGGAGATCTTCAAGAAGCACAACCACGGCTTCATGTGGAACGAGCATCTGGGCTACATCCTGACCTGCCCCTCCAACCTGGGCACCGGCCTGCGCGGCGGCGTGCACGTCAAGCTGCCCAAGCTCAGCACGCAACCCAAGTTCGAGGAGATCCTGACCAGGCTGCGTCTGCAGAAACGCGGCACAG GTGGTGTGGACACAGCCTCAGTGGGCGGCGTGTTCGACATCTCCAACGCCGACCGTCTGGGCTCCTCCGAGGTGGAGCAGGTGCAGCTGGTGGTCGACGGCGTGAAGCTCATGGTGGAGATGGAGAAGAAGCTGGAGAAGGGCGAGTCCATCGACGGCATGATCCCCGCTCAGAAGTAA